A region from the Halosolutus gelatinilyticus genome encodes:
- the rtcA gene encoding RNA 3'-terminal phosphate cyclase, protein MCDLDGSDAGGQFVRSALALAVLENEPIRIENVRGDRSTPGLRHQHLAVLETMAEICEADVSGAELGAETIEFDPDLEVGGRNGAGVGADRPRLPGGDYAVDIGTAGSVTLLFEALLPLATILESPLSIVATGGTDVAWSPPIDYLRHVKLPLVRRCGLVAACEVERRGFYPDGGGRAALHLAPSNLRAIELAERGPIEGVRCYSTESTSLADRDVARRQLEGALERLSIADREDEPAVAGADAIGNGDARAIDDSIEVLDRRELTVSSPSPGSAIVLRIDHGTGVAGLSALGERGTPAERVGEDAADAARDWLEGAAPVDRHLADQLLVLLAVAGGRIRVPTVTDHVAAGCNLLRSFGIEPTVTDDGETAIVSIGASTTLL, encoded by the coding sequence ATGTGCGACCTCGACGGCTCGGACGCCGGCGGCCAGTTCGTCCGATCGGCGCTCGCCCTCGCCGTCCTCGAGAACGAACCGATCCGAATCGAGAACGTCCGCGGCGACCGATCGACGCCCGGCCTCCGTCACCAGCACCTCGCGGTCCTCGAGACGATGGCCGAGATCTGCGAGGCCGACGTCTCGGGCGCGGAACTCGGCGCGGAGACGATCGAGTTCGACCCGGATCTCGAGGTCGGCGGACGCAACGGCGCCGGAGTCGGTGCCGATCGCCCGCGCCTGCCCGGCGGCGACTACGCCGTCGATATCGGAACGGCCGGCAGCGTCACGCTGCTGTTCGAGGCGCTCCTGCCGCTGGCGACCATCCTCGAGTCGCCGCTGTCGATCGTCGCCACCGGCGGCACGGACGTGGCGTGGTCGCCGCCGATCGACTACCTCAGGCACGTGAAACTTCCCCTCGTCCGTCGGTGCGGACTCGTCGCCGCCTGCGAGGTCGAGCGGCGCGGGTTCTACCCCGACGGCGGCGGCCGGGCCGCGCTCCACCTGGCGCCGTCGAACCTGCGGGCGATCGAACTCGCCGAACGCGGCCCGATAGAGGGTGTTCGATGTTACTCGACGGAGTCGACCTCGCTTGCGGACCGCGACGTGGCTCGCAGGCAACTCGAGGGGGCGCTCGAGCGGCTATCGATTGCGGATCGCGAGGACGAACCCGCTGTCGCCGGAGCGGACGCGATCGGAAACGGCGACGCACGAGCGATCGACGACTCGATCGAGGTCCTCGATCGCCGGGAACTGACTGTGTCGAGTCCGAGTCCCGGCTCCGCGATCGTGCTCCGGATCGACCACGGTACCGGCGTCGCCGGATTATCGGCGCTCGGCGAGCGGGGAACACCCGCGGAGCGAGTCGGCGAGGACGCGGCCGACGCCGCGCGCGACTGGCTCGAAGGGGCGGCGCCGGTCGATCGGCACCTGGCCGACCAGTTGCTGGTCTTGCTCGCCGTCGCGGGCGGTCGAATCCGGGTTCCGACCGTCACCGACCACGTCGCGGCGGGGTGTAATCTCCTCCGATCGTTCGGGATCGAACCGACGGTTACGGACGACGGCGAGACGGCGATCGTCTCGATCGGCGCTTCGACGACGCTGCTCTAA
- a CDS encoding MFS transporter: MGLWRDPLRRRWLLWGVLGVVFLLVNVNRLSSAVLAADLMVAFGTTGAQLGTLHAMFFWVYAAMQIPTGVLADRVGPRRTATAGGIVMNVGAIWFALADGYLAALAARGLVGLGGSVLFVCLLRFSASWYRADEFATMSGLGFAVSGIGGVLATTPLALAVDAVGWRPAIGGLGVFGLLFSVVVFLVVRDTPEDAGFEPIEGVPGQPSLTDAELRRNLSAVLRDPYIWVVSVLLFCSTGVNLTLFGLWGVPYVVQTYGVSVAYASVFTLLGGIGTVVGPPSIGWLSDRLGRRVDLMVVGAVAFVLALGAIAATGDPPLWVVGTSFFVAGVLLGTFVLSYTIVKERHPNSASGISTGTINGAGFFGAAMLPTAMGWALDAYWTGELVGGVRVYTETGYRIAFGIATAAGAIALVCSIWLYRRERAE; encoded by the coding sequence ATGGGACTCTGGCGCGATCCGCTCCGGCGACGGTGGCTCCTCTGGGGGGTCCTGGGCGTCGTCTTCCTGCTCGTGAACGTCAACCGGCTCTCCTCGGCCGTCCTCGCGGCGGACCTCATGGTCGCGTTCGGGACGACCGGCGCGCAACTGGGGACGCTCCACGCGATGTTCTTCTGGGTGTACGCCGCCATGCAGATCCCGACCGGGGTGCTGGCCGATCGGGTCGGTCCCCGGCGGACGGCGACGGCGGGCGGGATCGTGATGAACGTCGGCGCGATCTGGTTCGCGCTGGCCGACGGCTACCTCGCGGCGCTCGCCGCCCGCGGGCTCGTCGGCCTCGGCGGGAGCGTGCTCTTCGTCTGCCTCCTCCGATTCAGCGCCAGCTGGTATCGCGCCGACGAGTTCGCGACGATGAGCGGCCTCGGATTCGCGGTTTCCGGGATCGGCGGCGTGCTCGCGACCACGCCGCTTGCACTCGCCGTCGATGCGGTCGGCTGGCGACCGGCGATCGGCGGCCTCGGCGTCTTCGGACTCCTTTTCTCCGTCGTGGTCTTCCTCGTTGTCCGCGACACGCCGGAAGACGCGGGGTTCGAACCGATCGAGGGCGTGCCGGGACAGCCCTCCCTGACCGACGCCGAGCTTCGGCGGAACCTGTCGGCCGTCCTTCGGGACCCCTACATCTGGGTCGTCAGCGTCCTGCTGTTCTGCTCGACCGGGGTGAACCTCACGCTGTTCGGCCTCTGGGGGGTTCCGTACGTGGTCCAGACCTACGGCGTCTCGGTCGCGTACGCCTCCGTGTTCACCCTCCTGGGCGGGATCGGCACCGTTGTCGGCCCGCCGTCGATCGGCTGGCTCTCCGATCGCCTCGGGCGGCGGGTCGACCTGATGGTCGTCGGCGCCGTCGCGTTCGTCCTCGCGCTCGGCGCGATCGCCGCGACCGGCGACCCGCCGCTGTGGGTCGTCGGAACGTCGTTCTTCGTGGCAGGGGTGTTGCTCGGAACCTTCGTCCTCAGCTACACGATCGTCAAGGAGCGCCACCCGAACAGCGCCAGCGGGATCTCGACCGGGACGATCAACGGGGCGGGCTTCTTCGGCGCCGCGATGCTCCCCACGGCGATGGGGTGGGCGCTCGACGCCTACTGGACGGGCGAGCTCGTCGGCGGCGTCCGGGTCTACACCGAGACCGGCTACCGGATCGCGTTCGGAATCGCCACCGCCGCCGGCGCGATCGCGCTCGTCTGTTCGATCTGGCTCTACCGCCGCGAACGCGCCGAGTGA
- a CDS encoding PGF-CTERM sorting domain-containing protein, whose product MNRITTVALAAMIALAPLTAVVTGASATQPSAAVQDSESNAYAGTHVAFETSNDALLDYRVGGEQVFENVTVQSKQDHRGSAGAGADVGLGAVVDLSGIGLELDAQSQTRAEIATEGSASLTAHDSERGILTVDAGDEAQYVHLNLSSNAEASQEGDDRVIVETDERTGAFVVVGDGEVAVNDEGDVVADLESESTLVFRSYEKGERDEDAKEQERLIANGTATAEVYAEERDGERVADVATYGHDLTVETANESEERIEMTVERAQHEGTIVIVSISEAALAAADGAEDFAVTIDGEAAVEASSYGELEGGIGEEHRYMVTQSSDASAAADVLVAVEHFSEREVVVQSGDSDADGSDGGSGGDSNESDTGEGDDDDSDSVPGFGAVVSLAALLVAVVARVRR is encoded by the coding sequence ATGAACCGCATCACGACCGTTGCACTCGCGGCCATGATCGCGCTGGCACCCCTGACCGCCGTCGTCACGGGCGCGAGCGCGACGCAGCCCTCCGCCGCAGTTCAGGACAGCGAATCGAACGCCTACGCCGGAACGCACGTCGCGTTCGAGACCTCGAACGACGCCCTGCTCGACTACCGTGTCGGCGGCGAGCAGGTGTTCGAGAACGTCACCGTCCAGTCCAAACAGGACCACCGCGGAAGCGCCGGCGCCGGCGCGGACGTCGGCCTCGGCGCTGTGGTGGACCTCTCCGGCATCGGTCTCGAACTCGATGCACAGAGTCAGACGCGCGCTGAGATCGCCACGGAGGGATCCGCCTCGCTGACGGCTCACGACAGCGAGCGGGGAATCCTCACCGTCGACGCCGGCGACGAGGCGCAGTACGTCCACCTGAACCTCTCCAGCAACGCCGAAGCGAGCCAGGAGGGCGACGATCGCGTCATCGTCGAGACCGACGAGCGCACCGGCGCGTTCGTCGTGGTCGGCGACGGCGAGGTCGCGGTCAACGACGAGGGCGACGTCGTGGCCGATCTCGAGAGCGAGTCGACGCTCGTCTTCCGATCGTACGAGAAGGGCGAGCGCGACGAGGACGCCAAAGAGCAGGAGCGGTTAATCGCCAACGGAACGGCGACCGCCGAGGTGTACGCCGAGGAGCGCGACGGCGAGCGCGTCGCTGACGTCGCGACCTACGGCCACGACCTCACCGTCGAGACCGCGAACGAGAGCGAAGAGCGAATCGAGATGACCGTCGAGCGCGCCCAGCACGAGGGCACGATCGTCATCGTGTCGATCTCCGAGGCGGCGCTCGCGGCCGCCGACGGTGCCGAAGACTTCGCGGTGACGATCGACGGCGAGGCCGCCGTCGAGGCCTCCTCGTACGGCGAACTCGAGGGCGGCATCGGCGAGGAGCACCGGTACATGGTGACGCAGTCGAGCGACGCTTCGGCGGCGGCTGACGTCCTCGTCGCCGTCGAGCACTTCTCGGAGCGAGAAGTGGTCGTTCAGAGCGGCGATAGCGACGCCGACGGATCGGACGGCGGTTCCGGTGGCGACTCCAACGAGAGCGACACCGGTGAGGGCGACGATGACGACAGCGACAGCGTGCCCGGCTTCGGCGCCGTCGTCTCGCTCGCGGCGCTGCTAGTCGCCGTCGTCGCTCGCGTCCGCCGCTAA
- a CDS encoding GNAT family N-acetyltransferase, with the protein MSRAIRHATTADVWAIHETARESWHAAYDDLLGPDRVDEIVDEWYAIGDVESSIDETTGRDDAAFFVAESDSSGHHRVDSDAETAPDSNPTETVMGPPCSGFAHVVPWPENDAVAYLARIYVRPDDWGEGVGTALLERVEREFAHAFDRLRLAVLADNDVGVSFCESRAFERVDTYDSDLGDDLEEYVYEQAF; encoded by the coding sequence GTGAGCCGAGCGATCCGGCACGCGACGACTGCGGACGTCTGGGCGATCCACGAGACGGCCCGCGAAAGCTGGCACGCCGCGTACGACGACCTCCTCGGGCCGGACAGGGTCGACGAGATCGTCGACGAGTGGTACGCGATCGGCGACGTCGAATCGTCGATCGACGAAACGACCGGGCGAGACGACGCGGCGTTTTTCGTCGCCGAGTCGGACAGCAGCGGCCACCACCGCGTGGATTCCGATGCGGAGACGGCGCCCGATTCGAACCCGACCGAGACGGTTATGGGCCCGCCCTGCAGCGGATTCGCCCACGTCGTCCCGTGGCCGGAGAACGACGCCGTCGCGTACCTCGCCCGGATCTACGTCCGCCCGGACGACTGGGGCGAGGGCGTCGGAACGGCGTTACTCGAACGCGTCGAACGCGAGTTCGCGCACGCGTTCGATCGGCTTCGGCTGGCCGTCCTCGCGGACAACGACGTCGGCGTCTCGTTCTGCGAGTCGCGGGCGTTCGAGCGCGTCGACACGTACGACAGCGACCTGGGCGACGATCTCGAGGAGTACGTCTACGAACAGGCCTTCTGA
- a CDS encoding Hsp20/alpha crystallin family protein — MRSFDEMNHMFSEMDRTFDQLRSAWWKEMAMPRIDPGRPALEGDRTIGDATAVTLEDEGDAYVFVMDLPGFETEDIDLTLDDGVLSVYAHHDAEEGSDAYRTVRSRRVEKRVPIPKEIVVDEIAASYHNGVLDVRLPIVEDEREESGHRIDID, encoded by the coding sequence ATGAGATCCTTCGACGAGATGAACCACATGTTCAGCGAGATGGACCGCACGTTCGATCAGCTCCGATCGGCCTGGTGGAAGGAGATGGCGATGCCCCGGATCGATCCCGGGCGACCGGCCCTCGAAGGCGACCGGACGATCGGTGACGCCACCGCCGTCACGCTCGAGGACGAGGGCGACGCCTACGTATTCGTCATGGACCTGCCCGGTTTCGAGACGGAGGACATCGACCTCACTCTCGACGACGGCGTCCTGTCGGTGTACGCCCATCACGACGCCGAGGAAGGATCCGACGCCTACCGAACCGTCCGGTCGCGCCGGGTCGAGAAACGGGTCCCGATCCCGAAGGAGATCGTGGTCGATGAGATCGCGGCGAGCTACCACAACGGCGTCCTCGACGTTCGCCTCCCGATCGTCGAGGACGAGCGCGAAGAATCGGGCCACCGAATCGACATCGACTAA
- the mutL gene encoding DNA mismatch repair endonuclease MutL — MSEDTTPEATEIHELDEDTVARIAAGEVVERPASAVKELVENSVDAGAETIDVTVEAGGTESIRVADDGRGMSEADVRAAVRQHTTSKIAGLEDLEKGVATLGFRGEALHTIGSVSRLTVRSRPRDGAGAGTELVYEGGDVVSVEPAGCPTGTIVEVEDLFYNTPARRKFLKTTATEFAHVNRVVTRYALANPDVAVSLTHDGREVFATTGQGDLQAAVLAVYGREVASAMIPVQADGEELPPGPLESISGVVSHPETNRSSREYLATYVNGRAVTADAIREGIMGAYGTQLGSDRYPFVVLFLDVPGDAVDVNVHPRKREVRFDDDDAVRRQVDAAVEAALLDHGLLRSRAPRGRSAPGEARLEPGTLDETAGRSDADDGIDTAETSTDREATERPSDREADRSSGIETSSSPPTEPLDDPATGEPGHSTDPGETGSAEPAEPGDDRIRDEPTARSPSDSPANATGATPGTEEPTPVEGESDSDHTHAPDRPREFDADADRKFDGPSEQRTLAGEVATGDETEFESLPPLRVLGQVRDTYLVCEAPDGLALIDQHAADERVNYERLRDAFADDPAAQALASPVELELTAIEAEAFESYKAALERLGFYADRVDDRTVAVTTVPAVFAETLEPDALRDVLASFVDGDRESGSETVDALADEFLGDLACYPSITGNTSLTEGSVIDLLEALDGCENPYACPHGRPVIVEIDEEEIEDRFERDYPGHGG, encoded by the coding sequence ATGAGCGAGGACACCACACCCGAGGCGACCGAGATTCACGAGTTGGACGAGGACACCGTCGCCCGCATCGCCGCGGGCGAGGTGGTCGAGCGGCCCGCGAGCGCCGTGAAGGAACTCGTCGAGAACAGCGTAGACGCCGGCGCGGAGACGATCGACGTCACCGTCGAGGCGGGCGGCACCGAGTCGATCCGGGTCGCCGACGACGGGCGCGGGATGAGCGAGGCGGACGTCCGCGCGGCCGTCCGCCAGCACACGACCAGCAAGATCGCCGGCCTCGAAGACCTCGAGAAGGGCGTCGCCACCCTCGGGTTCCGCGGCGAGGCGCTGCACACGATCGGCTCCGTCTCGCGGCTGACCGTTCGATCGCGGCCCCGCGACGGGGCCGGCGCGGGGACGGAACTCGTCTACGAGGGCGGCGACGTAGTCTCGGTCGAACCCGCGGGCTGTCCGACGGGGACGATCGTCGAGGTCGAGGACCTCTTCTACAACACTCCGGCCCGACGGAAGTTCCTCAAAACGACCGCGACGGAGTTCGCCCACGTCAACCGGGTCGTCACGCGCTACGCGCTGGCGAATCCCGACGTCGCGGTCTCGCTGACCCACGACGGCCGCGAGGTGTTCGCCACGACGGGCCAGGGCGACCTGCAGGCCGCGGTCCTCGCGGTCTACGGCCGCGAGGTCGCGTCGGCGATGATCCCGGTCCAGGCCGACGGGGAAGAACTCCCGCCGGGGCCGCTCGAATCGATCTCGGGGGTCGTCTCCCATCCCGAGACGAACCGATCGAGCCGAGAGTACCTCGCGACCTACGTCAACGGGCGCGCCGTGACCGCCGACGCGATCCGCGAGGGGATCATGGGCGCCTACGGCACGCAACTCGGGAGCGATCGCTACCCGTTCGTCGTCCTCTTTCTCGACGTGCCCGGCGACGCGGTGGACGTGAACGTCCACCCGCGCAAGCGCGAAGTCCGGTTCGACGACGACGACGCCGTCCGCCGCCAGGTCGACGCCGCGGTCGAGGCCGCACTGCTCGACCACGGCCTCCTGCGATCGCGCGCACCCCGCGGTCGATCGGCGCCCGGCGAGGCTCGTCTCGAACCCGGAACGCTGGACGAGACGGCGGGCCGATCGGACGCGGACGACGGGATCGACACCGCCGAGACGTCGACCGATCGCGAAGCGACCGAGCGACCGAGCGATCGCGAAGCGGACCGATCGAGCGGGATCGAGACGTCGTCGTCCCCTCCGACGGAGCCGCTCGACGATCCGGCGACAGGAGAACCGGGTCACTCTACCGATCCGGGCGAAACCGGATCCGCGGAGCCCGCGGAACCGGGCGACGATCGGATCCGCGACGAGCCGACGGCCCGTTCTCCGTCCGACTCCCCGGCGAACGCGACGGGGGCGACCCCCGGTACCGAAGAGCCGACGCCGGTCGAGGGCGAATCCGACTCCGATCACACCCACGCGCCCGATCGCCCCCGCGAGTTCGACGCCGACGCCGATCGGAAGTTCGACGGACCGAGCGAACAGCGAACGCTCGCGGGCGAGGTGGCGACGGGCGACGAGACCGAGTTCGAGTCGCTGCCGCCGCTGCGCGTGCTCGGCCAGGTGCGGGATACCTACCTCGTCTGCGAGGCGCCGGACGGCCTCGCGCTGATCGACCAGCACGCCGCCGACGAGCGGGTCAATTACGAGCGGCTGCGAGACGCATTCGCCGACGATCCCGCCGCGCAGGCGCTCGCCTCACCGGTCGAACTCGAACTGACCGCGATCGAGGCGGAGGCGTTCGAGAGCTACAAGGCGGCCCTCGAGCGGCTGGGCTTTTACGCCGATCGGGTCGACGATCGGACCGTCGCGGTGACGACGGTGCCGGCGGTGTTCGCGGAGACGCTCGAACCCGATGCGCTCCGAGACGTCCTCGCGTCGTTCGTCGACGGCGATCGCGAGTCGGGCTCTGAGACGGTCGACGCCCTGGCCGACGAGTTCCTGGGCGATCTGGCCTGTTACCCGTCGATCACCGGAAACACGTCGCTGACCGAAGGATCGGTGATCGACCTGTTGGAGGCGCTCGACGGCTGCGAAAATCCCTACGCCTGCCCGCACGGCCGGCCGGTGATCGTCGAGATCGACGAGGAGGAGATCGAGGATCGGTTCGAGCGGGACTATCCCGGCCACGGCGGCTGA
- the kdgK1 gene encoding bifunctional 2-dehydro-3-deoxygluconokinase/2-dehydro-3-deoxygalactonokinase: MSELVTFGETMLRLSPPMNERLEDADEFEVRAAGAESNVAIAANRLGTPATWISKVPETPLGRRVVGELRSYGIETDVVWSHRGRQGTYYLEHAGKPRGTNVIYDRADSAVTTAEAREFDIDVIQNATVFFTSGITPALSPTLRETTANMLKAARQGGTTTAFDFNYRNKLWSPDEAKETLTRLFPGIDVLVIAARDARTVLGFEGDPRQLAHKLGSQYDFTTVIVTRGSEGAIGWHDSVVHDQPAYETDTVDAIGTGDAFTGAFIARRLDGDDVPTALEYAAAAAALKRTIPGDIALVTEEEVESVVRGAADDISR; this comes from the coding sequence GTGAGCGAACTCGTCACCTTCGGCGAGACGATGCTTCGGCTCTCGCCGCCCATGAACGAACGACTCGAGGACGCCGACGAGTTCGAGGTCCGGGCCGCGGGCGCGGAGAGCAACGTCGCGATCGCCGCGAACCGGCTGGGGACGCCGGCGACCTGGATCTCGAAGGTGCCGGAGACGCCGCTCGGCCGGCGGGTCGTCGGCGAGCTCCGCAGCTACGGCATCGAGACGGACGTCGTCTGGAGCCACCGGGGCCGACAGGGGACCTACTACCTCGAACACGCGGGGAAGCCCCGCGGCACGAACGTCATCTACGATCGAGCCGATTCGGCCGTCACGACGGCCGAAGCGCGGGAGTTCGACATCGACGTGATCCAGAACGCGACGGTGTTCTTCACGAGCGGGATCACGCCCGCGCTCTCGCCGACGCTGCGCGAGACGACCGCGAACATGCTCAAGGCCGCCCGTCAGGGCGGGACGACGACCGCCTTCGACTTCAACTACCGGAACAAGCTCTGGTCTCCCGACGAAGCGAAGGAGACGCTGACGCGCCTGTTCCCCGGCATCGACGTGCTCGTGATCGCCGCCCGGGACGCCCGCACCGTCCTCGGCTTCGAAGGCGATCCGCGACAGCTCGCCCACAAGCTCGGCTCGCAGTACGACTTCACGACCGTCATCGTGACCCGCGGCTCCGAGGGGGCGATCGGCTGGCACGACAGCGTCGTTCACGACCAGCCGGCCTACGAGACCGACACCGTCGACGCGATCGGAACCGGCGACGCCTTCACCGGTGCGTTCATCGCCCGTCGACTCGACGGCGACGACGTCCCGACCGCGCTCGAGTACGCCGCCGCCGCCGCGGCGCTCAAGCGGACGATTCCCGGCGACATCGCGCTCGTCACCGAGGAGGAGGTCGAGAGCGTCGTCAGGGGCGCGGCCGACGACATTTCACGGTAG